A single region of the Gephyromycinifex aptenodytis genome encodes:
- a CDS encoding DUF3145 domain-containing protein, producing the protein MSVVSSTVMTAGMVYIHSSPVALCPHIGWALETVLGQPVRLDWTPQPLGRSLMRAQFAWGGECGTGSRIASALRGWENLRYEVTEDASPGVDGSRWSHTPSLGIHHTWLSANGDAVLNEDRVKAALQSADLTLIRSEMDRMLGTAWDAELDPFRHAGEGAPTRWLYRVG; encoded by the coding sequence ATGTCTGTTGTGTCATCGACTGTTATGACAGCCGGGATGGTGTACATTCACTCATCCCCGGTTGCCTTGTGCCCGCATATTGGTTGGGCGCTGGAGACGGTGCTGGGTCAGCCGGTCCGCTTGGACTGGACACCTCAGCCGCTCGGGCGCTCTCTCATGCGCGCCCAGTTTGCTTGGGGCGGTGAGTGCGGTACCGGCTCCCGTATTGCTAGTGCTCTGCGCGGCTGGGAGAACCTGCGTTACGAGGTGACCGAGGACGCCAGCCCTGGCGTCGACGGTTCGCGCTGGAGTCATACGCCAAGCCTGGGCATCCACCACACCTGGCTCTCTGCCAATGGCGACGCCGTGCTCAACGAGGACCGCGTCAAGGCAGCGTTGCAGAGCGCGGACCTCACCCTCATCCGCTCCGAGATGGACCGAATGCTCGGCACCGCCTGGGACGCCGAGTTGGATCCCTTCCGCCACGCTGGAGAAGGCGCCCCGACGCGCTGGCTCTACCGCGTCGGTTGA
- the fabF gene encoding beta-ketoacyl-ACP synthase II gives MSPHRDQRIVVTGLGATTPLGGDVPTTWDALLAGRSGARPLDQPWVQEYNLPVTFAATLTTPASQLLSKVEQRRQDPCAQYAIIAAREAWADAGSPEIEPERLAVSVGTGVGGVSTLIDAWEALRTKGPRRVFPLSVPMLLVNSPTAMVSLELNARAGGHTPVSACASGAEAIASAIEILRSDRADMVVAGGTEAAIHPLPIAGFAAMQALSTRNEEPERASRPYDVDRDGFLIAEGAALLVLERYEDAVARGATIYAELVSAGVSSDAHHIAAPEPEGVGAAAAMRQAIQTGDIDPADIVHLNAHATSTPAGDIAESKAVHSALGEAAEQVTVSATKSMTGHLLGAAGALEAIFTIRALQERLAPAQINLDNPDPQINLDIVTGSARELPSGDIVGLDNSFGFGGHNVTLAFRALS, from the coding sequence ATGTCCCCCCATCGTGACCAGCGCATCGTCGTCACCGGGCTCGGCGCGACGACCCCGCTGGGAGGCGACGTGCCCACCACATGGGACGCCCTCCTCGCGGGCCGCTCCGGAGCTCGACCCTTGGACCAGCCCTGGGTCCAGGAGTACAACCTTCCAGTCACCTTCGCAGCGACCCTGACCACCCCGGCTTCGCAGCTACTGTCCAAGGTGGAACAGCGTCGCCAAGACCCGTGTGCCCAATACGCCATCATCGCCGCCAGGGAAGCCTGGGCGGATGCGGGTTCTCCCGAGATCGAGCCGGAGCGGCTCGCGGTCTCGGTGGGTACCGGCGTCGGAGGCGTCTCCACCCTCATCGACGCTTGGGAGGCCTTGCGCACCAAGGGTCCGCGTCGGGTGTTCCCGCTGTCGGTACCGATGCTGTTGGTGAACTCCCCCACCGCGATGGTCTCCCTGGAACTGAACGCCCGCGCCGGCGGTCACACCCCGGTCAGCGCCTGTGCTTCGGGAGCCGAGGCGATCGCCAGCGCTATCGAGATCCTGCGCAGCGACCGAGCCGACATGGTCGTCGCCGGCGGCACCGAGGCGGCCATCCACCCGCTGCCCATTGCCGGTTTCGCAGCCATGCAAGCGCTCTCGACGCGCAACGAGGAACCGGAGCGCGCTTCCCGGCCCTACGACGTCGACCGTGACGGGTTCCTCATCGCCGAGGGGGCGGCGTTGTTGGTCTTGGAGCGCTACGAGGACGCCGTCGCGCGAGGCGCCACCATCTACGCCGAGCTTGTCTCAGCCGGGGTCAGTTCCGATGCTCACCACATCGCAGCGCCCGAGCCGGAAGGTGTGGGAGCAGCCGCCGCTATGCGCCAGGCAATCCAGACCGGCGACATCGACCCGGCAGACATCGTGCACCTGAACGCCCACGCCACCTCCACCCCTGCTGGGGACATCGCCGAGAGCAAGGCGGTTCACTCGGCCCTGGGCGAGGCGGCAGAGCAGGTGACGGTGTCCGCGACGAAGTCGATGACCGGGCACCTGCTCGGGGCGGCGGGTGCGTTGGAAGCGATCTTCACCATTCGGGCTTTGCAGGAACGTCTGGCCCCGGCCCAGATCAACCTGGACAACCCAGACCCTCAGATCAACCTGGACATCGTCACCGGTTCAGCGCGCGAGCTGCCCAGCGGCGACATCGTCGGCCTGGACAACTCCTTCGGTTTCGGAGGGCACAACGTGACGTTGGCCTTCCGCGCCCTCAGCTAG
- a CDS encoding acyl carrier protein, translating into MAATEQEILAGLAEIINEETGLEPEAVELDKSFTEDLDIDSLSMMTIVVNAEEKFDVKIPDESVKDLKTVRDAVDFIKTAQAA; encoded by the coding sequence ATGGCTGCCACCGAGCAGGAGATCCTCGCCGGCCTCGCCGAGATCATCAACGAAGAGACGGGCCTGGAGCCCGAAGCTGTTGAGCTCGACAAGTCCTTCACCGAGGACCTGGACATCGACTCGCTGTCGATGATGACCATCGTCGTCAACGCCGAAGAGAAGTTCGACGTGAAGATCCCGGACGAGTCGGTCAAGGACCTCAAGACCGTCCGCGACGCCGTCGACTTCATCAAGACCGCACAGGCGGCCTGA